A segment of the Salvelinus namaycush isolate Seneca chromosome 3, SaNama_1.0, whole genome shotgun sequence genome:
GCTTCTACGGAGGAACTTTTAATGTCCTTTGACCTTGCTAGCCAACAAGCTAGTTtgtgcagagcggcaccagacttaaaaaacacgtcttacctttttgtagttaataaacccaatgtgaaacgtgataactatgcctatagtatccttaactagcatcaAAAGGTAGcctaaacatgcacacacactggtaaagattttcagcttgcaggcagatactggaatatgtttctgaaTGACAGAGTGGGGGCTTTGCCTAGGCACTTTGTTGCGTTTTTTGTGAGAGTAGAAACGCCTGGAATGTAAAAGaacgttattaaccggttcccatgcttttaaaataatggtTCTATGGATCACTTTCGTTCCAGGTTCCGTTTCTGCTACTTGAAAAATGACGTTATTTTCCGGCTTTtcagttctgttccctgaaccggttccaacccgtAATGAGGAATCAGCTCCGTTCTCCTGGTTCTAGATAACACGGTAACCATGTCTCCCTACACAGGAGTCTGTTACCAGTCAGGGGGAGGGTTTCTAAAAAAGATGTGTTGTGAACGTGGTACCTCAGTCCTCTTGATGACCCAGACTCACACCACTCATAGAACAACCAGCAAAGTGCTCATTTGACAAATTTAGTTCATTAACGCAGATAAAATACCagcggaggctggtgggaggagctataggaggacaggcttatTGTAAATGCTGacatggaattaatggaatggagtcaaatgGAAACCACctgtttgactccattccataattccattccagccattacaatgagccggtcctcctatagctcctcacaccagcctcctctggagaATACAGACAGTCAAACGTAGATATTTCAATGGTCACTGTGGAGGGTTGTCAAGAGAAATAACATGCCACGTTAGCTACGAGGCTTTCAGGGCAACTCACCCCCAGACAGACAGGAGGTCCAGGGCAACTcacccccagacagacagaccggagGCCCAGGGCCAGCTTGACTGCAGCCCAATGGGCAAAAGTACCAGACTGATAGATGGGCAAAAGTACCCATTATCCACCCTTCTCCTGTACTGTGCCCTCATATTCCCAGTCATGGAATTTTAAACATGGAGCTGATGTAAACATTGGCTTGAGGGAGTTTGAGTTTCCACCATTGTTGAATCAATGCGAGaaagaacgcaagagaagtgcacactttgggagaaggATGGAGAATCGGGACAGAGCCAGCCAGAACAAACAAGACAAATGGGGGAGTAAATTGACGAGCGGCCGGGCGGCGGGCGGGTGTGTTCAGGCTCTGAGCCTGAGGAGTTCAGTCTGAGTTAGTTTCTCCCGCCCCGCCTCACACCGTCCAGTTGGTAGCTGGTACAGCGACGTTGTCAAAAGGCAATATTTTAGTTTCCTTTTCCAAGGTATTGGTTCCTTTGTTCTTTAACTGCTGTATAAAACAGATAGTCAGAAGACGGGAGTAACCGCAGCCAGACGGTGGATCGGGGTCAGTCGggtggaggcagggagggagagaggagggacggtTTACTCCAGCACCACAGTGCCTCCTGCTGTCTCCAGGGCCGTCTTCAGCTTCTCCGCCTCCTCTTTGGACACATTGGCTCTGATCTCCTGGGGGAGGGACTCAACCAACTTCTTAGCctggtagaggacagaggagatcAGTGATCTACAGCAACATTAAACACAAGGACAGAGGATCTATAGTAACAATAACACAAAGCAACCAACTTCTTAGCctggtagaggacagaggaggtcAGTGATCTACAGTAACAATAACACAAAGCAACCAACTTCTTAGCctggtagaggacagaggaggtcAGTGATCTACAGTAACAATAACACAAAGCAACCAACTTCTTAGCCTGGTAGAGGACAGAGGATCTATAGTAACATTAACACAAAGCAACCAACTTCTTAGCctggtagaggacagaggaggtcAGTGATCTACAGTAACAATAACACAAAGCAACCAACTTCTTAGCCTGGTAGAGGACAGAGGATCTATAGTAACATTAACACAAAGCAACCTCCTAGACGGACGTGATTGTATGTCTTTCAGAGTAAGAAACAGAAGGAGGATtatacagagagaacagagaagtcAACCAACCTCTTAACCTAATATATACATAAAGAGAGCAGTACCAGAGTGAAAGACCTCCAACCCAAAGCTATCCTATGTCTCAGACTGATTTGACTCTGTGTTCTTTAAGCGTGGACACTGGAGCGTGTGTGGCCAGAGACGGAATGGACAAATGATTACAGAGACAGGAAAGAACTAAAGAATGATTGTCTGGCTGTGACATCACACAGAGGAAAACAGGAAGACCATCTGACCTGCACCAGGTTCAAGCCTTGGATGCAGTTCTTCACTTCTTTTATGAGTTTCACTTTCTCTGCTGCCTTCAGTTCTGTCAGTTTCACTGTGAAGTGTGTCTTCTCTTTCTTGACTGGTACCATGTCCTCTTCCACTGCCTATCGGAGCAGAATGAATACAATGCGAGGTTAGAACATGTTCTATCTATGCTCTGAGGACACTACATGACATGTTTGTGTGTAAAGTCAAGCAGAACGATTGCATTGCAGTAAAGAGGCTTACATTGGGCATTGAAACTAAACGAGGTTAAAGCATTTATAGATAGAAGGCCAATGAGCTCTGCAGGGGTACCTCCTAGATCAAGTCATGTAGGGTGGGTTAAGGGGGAACCACGGGGCATCGCGTAAGGGGTAACCACGGGGCATCGCGTAAGGGGGAACCACGGGGCATCGCGTAAGGGGGAACCACGGGGCATCACGTAAGGGGGAACCACGGGGCATCACGTAAGGGGGAACCACGGGGCATCACGTAAGGGGGAACCACGGGGCATCACGTAAGGGGGAACCACGGGGCATCACGTAAGGGGGAACCACGGGGCATCACATAAGGGGGAACCACGGGGCATCACATAAGGGGGAACCACGGGGCATCGCGTAAGGGGGAACCACGGGGCATCGCGTAAGGGGTAACCACGGGGCATCGCGTAAGGGGTAACCACGGGGCATCGCGTAAGGGGTAACCACGGGGCATCGCGTAAGGGGTAACCACGGGGCATCGCGTAAGGGGTAACCACGGGGCATCGCGTAAGGGGTAACCACGGGGCATCGCGTAAGGGGTAACCACGGGGCATCGCGTAAGGGGTAACCACGGGGCATCGCGTAAGGGGTAACCACGGGGCATCGCGTAAGGGGTAACCACGGGGCATCGCGTAAGGGGGAATCACGGGGCATCGCGTAAGGGGGAACTACGGGGCATCGCGTAAGGGGGAACCACGGGGCATCGCGTAAGGGGTAACCACGGGGCATCGCGTAAGGGGGAACCACGGGGCATCGCGTAAGGGGGAACCACGGGGCATCGCGTAAGGGGGAACCACGGGGCATCGCGTAAGGGGGAACCACGGGGCATCGCGTAAGGGGGAACCACGGGGCATCGCGTAAGGGGGAACCACGGGGCATCGCGTAAGGGGGAACCACGGGGCATCGCGTAAGGGGGAACCACGGGGCATCGCGTAAGGGGGAACCACGAGGCATCGCGTAAGGGGGAACCACGGGGCATCGCGTAAGGGGGAACCACGGGGCATCGCGTAAGGGGGAACCACGGGGCATCGCGTAAGGGGGAACCACGGGGCATCGCGTAAGGGGGAACCACGGGGCATCGCGTAAGGGGGAACCACGGGGCATCGCGTAAGGGGGAACCACGGGGCATCGCGTAAGGGGGAACCACGGGGCATCGCGTAAGGGGGAACCACGGGGCATCGCGTAAGGGGGAACCACGGGGCATCGCGTAAGGGGGAACCACGGGGCATCGCGTAAGGGGGAACCACGGGGCATCGCGTAAGGGGGAACCACGGGGCATCGCGTAAGGGGGAACCACGGGGCATCGCGTAAGGGGGAACCACGGGGCATCACAAGGGGGAACCACGGGGCATCACAAGGGGGAACCACGGGGCATCACAAGGGGGAACCACGGGGCATCACAAGGGGGAACCACGGGGCATCACGTAAGGGGTAACCACGGGGCATCACGTAAGGGGGAACCACGGGGCATCACGTAAGGGGGAACCACGGGGCATCACGTAAGGGGTAACCACGGGGCATCACGTAAGGGGTAACCACGGGGCATCACGTAAGGGGTAACCACGGGGCATCATGTAAGGGGTAACCACGGGGCATCATGTAAGGGGTAACAACGGGGCATCACGTAAGGGGTAACCACGGGGCATCATGTAAGGGTGGGCTAACCAATACAGGTAAAGAAGCTTGATAAACGTATTGAAtaaaaacacagaaacacactgaaACAATCCCTGTCTTACCAGAGCTGCAGGTGCTGCTGCTGCAGTCATGGCTCCCATTGGCATCATCCCAACATCCTGGATATTCAGGGTTTTCTGGGACAAAAATTACACATACTGTATTGAGAAGTCATTGAGCAAGTCAAATGTTACTCATCACATGCTTCTTAAACAGCAGGTGTCGACCATCAGTGATATGCTTACTACAGTCCTTcacaacaatacagagagaaagagaatagagaaataatagaaaaatacacaatgagtaatgataacatggctttatacacgggCTACCAATACATATAACTAGGAACAAAGTggcagataataaacagtagcagcagcgttggggaggcaggtagtctagtcgttagagcgttggacctgtaaccaaaaggttgcaagatcgaatccccgagctgacaaggcagttaacccactgttcctaggccgtcattgaaaataagaatgtgttcttaactgacttgcctagttaaataaaagctaaataaaaaaatacattaactGTATGATTTGTTTCCACAGACAGGAGCTCTgtggaatatatatatttttaaatgtgatTAAAAGAGttggtgcaaaaagggtcaatgcagatagggTAGCTATCTGGGTAACTATTGAACTGACTAACTATTTaccagtctgatggcttgggggtagaagctgttcagggtcctgttggttctagacttggtgcatcggtaccgcttcccgtgcggtagcagagagaaccgtctatgacttgggggtagaagctgttcagggtcgtGTTGGTTCCAGAcctggtgcatcggtaccgcttcccgtgcgatagcagagagaacagtctatgacttgggggtagaagctgttcagggtcgtGTTGGTTCCAGAcctggtgcatcggtaccgcttcccgtgcgatagcagagagaagagcTATGACTTAGGTGGGGGGAGTCTTTGattatttttagggccttcctctgacaccacctgttatagaggtcctggatggcagggaactcTTACGGTCAGATGtcaagcagttgccgtaccaggcggtgatgcagccagtcaagatgctctcaatggtgcagctgtagaaccttttgagggtctgagggcccatgccaaatcttttcagattcctgagggggaagaggcgtggtcatgtcctcttcacaactgtgttggtgtgtgttggacCATGATCTTTAGTGATGcagacaccgaggaacttgaagctctcgaccagctccactacagccccatcgatgtgaatgggggcgtgctcagccctccgttttctgtagtccacgatcagcttctttgtcttgctgacgcCGAGGCAGATGTTGtcgtcctggcaccacactgccaggtctctgctGGAGAGCCAGTACTGCATGCATCAAcactttgttcatttgcacaacGTCTTTCATCCACATTCATCTGTAAATTTCCAAACTCATCAAAAATGACATTTGGTATCGCCTAGTTGGTCTgctattacttgtgctaattttgttagcattctggtaatagacacCCAACGGGTGTTTTTGCGGGTGTTTTTGGCGCCTCCCTGTGTCCTACGCCGGTATTACTGTAAATCCCAGGGTGAGAGAAGGACGGTATGACCATATGAAAAGCTGGATACCGTCCAACCCTAGTGTGgactgcaatagagattgcatcatctttggatctgttggggcggtttaCAAATTGGAGTTGTCCAGGGTGTctgagatgatggtgttgatgtgaaccatgaccagcctttcaaagcacttcatggctacagatgggagtgatacagggcgatagtcatttacacAGGTTACctttggcgttcttgggcacagggactatggtggcctgcttaaaacatgtaggtattacatacTAGGtcatggagaggttgaaaatgtcagtgaagacacttgccagctggtcagtgcatgctctgcgtaccagctgttccggacgactgtgaaagttaacctgtttgaaggtcttacgCATGTCGCCTACAGAGAGCAtgatcacagtcgtccggaacagctggtgctctcatgcatggttcagtgttgcttacctcgaagcttagctcgtctggtaggcttgcggcaaggtttccctttgtaatccgtgatagtttgtaagccctaccacatccgacgagcgtcagagctggcgtagtaggattcgattttagtcctgtattgacgctttgcctttagctcagtgtggatgttgcctgtcatccatggcttctggttgggatatgtacatacggtcactgtggggacgacatcgtcagtgcacttattaatgaagccggtgactgatgtggtaaacttctCAATGCCAtaggatgaatcccggaacatattccagtctgggctagtgaaacagtcctgtagcttagcatccgcttcatgggaccacttctgtattgagcgcatcactgggtacttcctgtttgagtttttgcttgtaagcaggaatcaggaggatagagttatggtcagatttgccaaatggagggtgagggagagcctgttggtggagtaaaggtggtctggaGTTTTGTCTCCTTGAATTTCCGATGTAATAGTTGGACAAATTAAGTTGTAGCCTATTGTAcaggtagcaggtagcctagcagttaacagtgctggaccagtaaccgaaaggtcgctggttcgaatccccgagcagacTACGTGAAAAATCTACCGacgtgcccttgaacaaggcacttaaccctaattgctcctgtaagtcgctctggataacgtCAAGTAAATTAAAAAACATATGTAATGTCAGATTTGCCTAATTATACTCAAGTACAGATCAATGTGCTATGTACTATGTGTTATATATAGGCCAATGTGCTATATTCCAGGCTATGTACTATCTGTTATATATGTACTATGTGTTATATAAAGGCCAAGATGCTATATTCCAGGCTATGTACTGTCTGTTATATATAGGACAATATGCTATATTCCAGGCTAAGTACTGTGTTATGGCTAAGTACTATGTGTTATATAAAGGCCAAGATGCTATATTCCAGGCTATGTGTTATATATAGGACAATGTGCTATGGCTATGTACTGTGTCTTATATATAGGCCAATGTGCTATAATTTATGGCACTTACTGTGTGGCACTGGAtacgagcgtctgctaaatgactcaaatgtacatGTCTCCTTATGTTAATCTACACAGTCTACATGTTGCAGTTCCATACCTTGAGGAGCTCATTGAGGTCTGACACCTCTAACAAGGTGAGGCTGGTGATGTCGTGTACCAGCTGGGTGATTTTGGGGGGGTACGCTTTGGGGGCTCCATCCAGAGGGGGGGTGGCGATGACATCAGAAAGGCTGGCTGGGCTGGTCCCAAGTGCTCGGAGGACACATAGCGTTGGTGTCTGGAGCTCCTGCCTGTGGAAACAAATCATACAGTTTATTTTATTGaactattattttatttaacctttagttaacaggcaggtcagttaagaacaaattcttatttatttgAACCAGgcatcttgcactgagatgcag
Coding sequences within it:
- the LOC120042112 gene encoding 39S ribosomal protein L12, mitochondrial-like, translating into MYCTRHCIRTALRIAAKTHRQELQTPTLCVLRALGTSPASLSDVIATPPLDGAPKAYPPKITQLVHDITSLTLLEVSDLNELLKKTLNIQDVGMMPMGAMTAAAAPAALAVEEDMVPVKKEKTHFTVKLTELKAAEKVKLIKEVKNCIQGLNLVQAKKLVESLPQEIRANVSKEEAEKLKTALETAGGTVVLE